In Syntrophotaleaceae bacterium, a genomic segment contains:
- a CDS encoding ATP-binding protein produces the protein MNEKIELDIRVPNETRYLSLIGKIGESLAQTLQKYRGDREELAYHINLVLTEAVANAIKHARAESPADEVHISISIQDHRLLIRVYDQGQGFDICSLPTTEQELEDKCLQDHGRGIYIMRALMDRVSYRRMAQGNVLEMEKTLKSP, from the coding sequence ATGAATGAAAAAATCGAGTTAGACATCCGGGTGCCCAACGAAACCCGCTACCTCAGCCTGATCGGCAAAATCGGCGAGTCCCTGGCGCAAACCCTGCAAAAATACCGTGGGGATCGGGAAGAGCTGGCCTATCACATCAATCTGGTTTTGACCGAAGCCGTTGCCAACGCCATTAAACATGCCCGAGCGGAATCACCTGCCGATGAAGTTCACATCAGCATCAGCATACAGGACCACCGCCTGCTGATACGGGTTTACGACCAGGGTCAGGGGTTCGATATCTGTTCCCTCCCGACTACCGAGCAGGAACTCGAGGATAAATGCCTGCAGGATCATGGCCGGGGTATCTATATCATGCGGGCATTGATGGACAGGGTCAGCTACCGGCGGATGGCCCAGGGCAATGTCCTGGAAATGGAAAAAACTCTGAAATCCCCTTGA
- a CDS encoding HAD-IA family hydrolase: MTAADGIIFDCDGVLFESLQANLAYYNTILRQLGEPEVTLEDAERVHLCHTAATPRVFEVLLGADRVEEALALARDLGFRQFISLMVPEPGIREVLARLSQQIPLAVATNRGNSMAELLGHFDLYRYFQTVVTSRDVKQPKPSPDMLLLASQRLGIVPERLLFVGDSELDLQAARQAGIPFAAYKKPLDGDFRIEDHEELLNLVFPPASGVL, from the coding sequence GTGACTGCAGCGGACGGTATCATTTTCGATTGCGACGGGGTGCTGTTCGAGAGCCTGCAGGCGAACCTGGCTTATTACAACACGATCCTGCGGCAACTGGGAGAACCGGAGGTGACGCTCGAGGACGCGGAAAGGGTCCATCTGTGCCATACCGCCGCCACTCCCCGGGTCTTCGAGGTTCTGCTCGGTGCCGACAGGGTGGAGGAGGCGCTGGCTCTGGCCAGGGACCTAGGGTTCCGTCAGTTCATATCACTGATGGTGCCTGAACCGGGCATCCGGGAGGTACTCGCCCGGCTGTCGCAACAGATTCCTCTTGCGGTCGCTACCAACCGGGGCAACAGCATGGCGGAACTGCTGGGCCATTTCGACCTCTACCGCTATTTCCAAACTGTCGTCACCAGCCGGGATGTAAAGCAGCCCAAGCCCAGCCCGGATATGCTGCTGCTGGCCTCGCAGCGCCTGGGGATCGTGCCGGAGAGGCTGCTGTTCGTCGGCGATTCAGAACTGGATCTCCAGGCGGCCCGGCAGGCGGGAATCCCTTTCGCGGCCTACAAAAAGCCCCTCGATGGGGACTTCAGGATCGAAGACCATGAGGAGCTGTTGAACCTGGTGTTTCCCCCAGCTTCGGGAGTCCTTTGA
- the lgt gene encoding prolipoprotein diacylglyceryl transferase — translation MLAYPDIDPVAFQIGPLAVRWYGLMYLLGFVAAFFLIRHLARLRKMPLSGDELSDLLFYSMLGVILGGRLGYVLFYDALYFLQHPLEILAVWQGGMSFHGGLLGVVAAACFFCWKKKKPYLLTGDILVTAATIGLGLGRLGNFINGELWGRETDVPWGMVFPGAGPLPRHPSQLYEAFLEGILLFAILYFLHRRKVASGVPFFSFLLFYGVFRLVAELFRQPDPHLGFLWAGVTMGQMLSVPMILAGVGGLVWLRVSGRTQ, via the coding sequence ATGTTAGCTTATCCAGATATCGATCCGGTCGCCTTTCAGATAGGTCCCCTGGCTGTTCGCTGGTACGGGCTGATGTATCTGCTCGGATTCGTTGCCGCCTTCTTTCTTATTCGCCATCTCGCCCGACTGCGCAAAATGCCTCTCTCCGGCGACGAACTTTCCGACCTGCTTTTCTACTCCATGCTGGGAGTCATCCTGGGCGGTCGGCTGGGCTACGTTCTGTTCTACGATGCACTTTACTTCCTGCAGCATCCCCTCGAGATTCTTGCCGTCTGGCAGGGCGGAATGAGTTTTCACGGCGGGCTGCTGGGAGTGGTGGCGGCCGCCTGTTTCTTCTGCTGGAAAAAGAAAAAGCCCTATCTGCTGACCGGAGATATCCTGGTTACGGCCGCCACCATCGGCCTGGGGCTCGGACGGCTGGGAAACTTCATCAACGGCGAACTGTGGGGGCGGGAAACGGATGTTCCCTGGGGGATGGTCTTCCCCGGGGCCGGGCCGCTGCCCCGTCATCCCAGTCAGCTTTACGAAGCGTTTCTCGAAGGGATTCTGCTGTTCGCCATCCTCTATTTTCTCCATCGCCGCAAGGTGGCCAGCGGGGTACCTTTTTTCAGTTTTCTGCTGTTCTATGGGGTCTTCCGCCTGGTGGCTGAACTGTTCCGGCAGCCCGACCCTCACCTCGGATTTCTCTGGGCAGGGGTGACCATGGGGCAGATGCTTTCGGTTCCAATGATTCTTGCAGGTGTGGGGGGACTGGTCTGGCTTCGGGTTTCCGGGAGGACGCAGTGA
- a CDS encoding STAS domain-containing protein → MQTKVAENNAIVLIEVKEERLDAHNSSDLKGQMLNLFEEGKKDMVVDLGEVRFVDSSGLGALVSGFKNASARNGNLKLCNLQPQVQSMFELTRLHRVFEIFPDQVKAFESFGE, encoded by the coding sequence ATGCAGACCAAAGTTGCTGAAAATAACGCGATCGTCCTGATTGAAGTCAAGGAAGAGAGACTGGATGCCCATAACAGTTCGGATCTGAAAGGCCAGATGCTGAATCTTTTCGAGGAGGGGAAGAAGGACATGGTGGTCGACCTCGGGGAGGTGCGCTTCGTCGATTCTTCCGGACTGGGTGCCCTAGTTTCGGGGTTCAAGAACGCCAGTGCCCGAAACGGCAATCTGAAACTCTGCAATCTTCAGCCGCAGGTGCAATCGATGTTCGAGCTCACCCGGCTGCATCGGGTATTCGAAATCTTTCCGGACCAGGTAAAGGCCTTCGAGAGTTTCGGGGAATAA
- a CDS encoding PaaI family thioesterase yields the protein MGIHQQTHPSISPVYVGEPVELAPGMAAARLLTNAEMCADPRGLVHGGFTFGLADYAAMLAVNHPNVVLGGAETRFLAPVRCGEVMVARAQLEEEKGRKRLVRCQVFVEERLVFEGNFVCYVLDGHVLDQ from the coding sequence ATGGGGATCCATCAACAAACACATCCTTCCATATCCCCGGTTTATGTGGGTGAGCCAGTGGAACTGGCGCCCGGCATGGCTGCGGCTCGTTTGCTGACGAATGCGGAGATGTGCGCCGACCCCCGGGGGCTCGTTCATGGAGGTTTTACCTTCGGGCTTGCGGATTACGCCGCCATGCTGGCGGTCAACCATCCCAATGTCGTGCTTGGGGGTGCGGAAACCCGATTTCTCGCTCCGGTGAGATGCGGTGAGGTCATGGTGGCCCGGGCTCAACTGGAAGAGGAAAAAGGGCGCAAGCGCCTTGTGCGTTGTCAGGTTTTTGTCGAAGAACGGCTTGTCTTCGAAGGAAATTTTGTCTGCTATGTGCTGGACGGGCATGTTCTGGATCAGTGA
- a CDS encoding RluA family pseudouridine synthase has protein sequence MSRKTYRLKVVDPVGDLRLDQFIANEIGELSRAMARKVIDFGGVHVDGRRVGRCSFPVKAGQQIEVYLDGMPLIVAELGPGDILFRDPYLLAINKTAGIDFQPTHARYKGTVYETILRYLGSGSGRKAPQVGMVQRLDRDTSGVALFSVHPAAHRGLTKLFSEHKVRKKYLALIGGRLPDREGTFRSLLARQHRTNLMKSVDRGGKEGITSYRVREELEGASLVEVEIPTGRSHQIRVHFSEAGCPLLGDTRYGGVDRVAETVIPRHMLHALSLELVHPVTRENLALTAPLPADMLKVIRELQKESG, from the coding sequence TTGTCCCGGAAAACATACCGATTGAAAGTCGTCGATCCTGTCGGGGATCTGCGGCTTGATCAGTTTATTGCAAATGAGATTGGAGAACTGTCCCGGGCCATGGCCCGGAAAGTCATCGATTTCGGAGGGGTTCATGTCGATGGGAGGCGGGTGGGGCGCTGCTCCTTTCCGGTCAAGGCCGGGCAGCAGATTGAAGTCTATCTGGATGGGATGCCTCTGATTGTTGCCGAACTCGGTCCTGGTGACATTCTTTTTCGGGATCCTTATCTGCTTGCTATCAACAAAACGGCCGGAATCGATTTTCAACCCACCCATGCCCGCTACAAGGGGACGGTCTACGAAACCATTCTCAGGTACCTGGGATCGGGGTCGGGCAGGAAGGCACCTCAGGTCGGAATGGTGCAACGCCTCGATCGCGACACCTCCGGAGTGGCCCTATTTTCCGTCCATCCCGCTGCGCATCGAGGTCTGACCAAGCTGTTCAGTGAACACAAGGTTCGGAAAAAGTATCTGGCTCTGATCGGGGGACGGCTGCCGGACCGGGAAGGGACCTTCCGCTCGCTTCTTGCCCGCCAGCATCGGACGAATCTGATGAAGAGCGTGGACAGGGGAGGCAAGGAAGGGATTACCAGCTACCGTGTGAGGGAGGAACTGGAAGGTGCATCCCTGGTCGAGGTTGAAATCCCGACGGGCAGGTCCCATCAGATCCGGGTGCATTTTTCCGAAGCAGGCTGCCCTCTGCTCGGGGATACCAGGTACGGAGGTGTCGACCGCGTGGCAGAGACCGTCATCCCCAGGCACATGCTTCATGCCCTCAGCCTGGAACTGGTTCATCCGGTCACCAGAGAGAATCTTGCGCTGACCGCCCCCCTGCCCGCGGACATGCTCAAGGTCATCAGGGAACTGCAAAAGGAATCGGGCTGA
- a CDS encoding tetratricopeptide repeat protein: MVRFLLYLLILTCLNGCLAAATDNSIPPAPAETPASDTPPQRYRSLLVEPEGEALYHYGRAQLLAVDGEFAKALGALEKALQLDPDSGYLLLFKAELHLSMNQVEPALRAAEDALLQQPDSPYIHELLGNVYFDLEKDDKAIPHLRWIIESNPDDQAAWLRLAVAYARAKDAESAVSVLKKVLERDPESLLARLTLARIYRQIGLTSLAEDTFRDIIARRPELESTYLELASLYQEQGDLQKAVDLFREALRNNPSNDGLHLRFVRFLASVGRFDAALDELEKILARRPDDPEIHRLRGLVELEQRQWQPAAEAFSRALQLAPESHEVRFYLGTALERLEKWQPAAEVFLAIPADSELFGDATSHLAFLYHRMGQIDDAIRLLNERLPGLEPRGEHYSYLAALYEEQNQVDKAREVLKKGLQALPENPELLYHSGLLLEREGSSDAALEKMKRTIQLDPKHAEALNFIAYAYAEKGENLEEALDLARRAAALNNEGHILDTLGWVYFKMGRLDQARPELETAAALLPEDSVVLGHLGDLYRSLGMHERARAIYRKVLELTPDDQATRQKLRGLDETSPSRGEKKGQESTR, from the coding sequence ATGGTAAGGTTTCTGCTGTATCTGCTGATTTTGACGTGTTTGAACGGCTGCTTGGCGGCGGCGACAGATAACTCAATCCCTCCGGCGCCGGCTGAAACACCTGCTTCGGACACGCCTCCCCAGCGTTACCGGTCGCTGCTGGTCGAGCCGGAAGGCGAGGCTCTATATCACTATGGTCGGGCCCAACTCCTGGCTGTCGATGGGGAATTCGCCAAGGCCCTTGGCGCTCTTGAAAAGGCCCTGCAGCTCGATCCCGATTCCGGTTATCTGCTACTTTTCAAAGCGGAACTCCACCTTTCGATGAACCAGGTCGAACCGGCCCTCAGGGCCGCGGAAGATGCCCTGCTCCAGCAACCCGACAGCCCCTATATTCATGAACTGCTGGGGAATGTCTATTTTGATCTGGAAAAGGACGACAAGGCGATCCCTCATCTGCGCTGGATCATCGAGTCGAATCCCGACGATCAGGCCGCCTGGCTGCGTCTGGCTGTGGCATACGCCAGGGCGAAAGACGCCGAGTCCGCGGTCTCAGTGCTGAAGAAGGTGCTGGAGCGGGATCCCGAATCCCTGCTGGCCCGTCTCACCCTGGCCCGCATCTATCGCCAGATCGGTTTGACCTCCCTGGCGGAGGATACTTTCCGGGATATCATTGCCCGGCGTCCGGAACTGGAATCCACATATCTGGAACTGGCCAGCCTCTACCAGGAGCAGGGGGATCTGCAGAAAGCTGTCGACCTGTTTCGGGAGGCTCTCCGGAACAACCCATCCAACGACGGGCTCCATCTTCGCTTTGTCCGGTTTCTGGCCAGCGTCGGCCGTTTCGATGCTGCTCTTGATGAATTGGAAAAAATTTTGGCCCGTCGCCCGGATGATCCTGAAATCCATCGGCTTCGCGGTCTGGTAGAGTTGGAACAGCGCCAGTGGCAGCCCGCCGCCGAGGCATTTTCCCGCGCTTTGCAGCTGGCTCCGGAATCGCACGAGGTTCGTTTCTATCTTGGGACGGCTCTGGAACGGTTGGAAAAATGGCAGCCGGCCGCCGAGGTCTTTCTGGCCATCCCCGCCGATTCCGAGCTTTTTGGCGACGCCACCAGCCACCTGGCTTTTCTGTATCACCGGATGGGCCAAATCGACGACGCCATCCGGCTCCTGAACGAACGCCTTCCGGGACTGGAACCGCGGGGGGAACACTATTCCTACCTGGCCGCCCTGTATGAGGAGCAAAATCAGGTGGACAAAGCGCGGGAGGTGCTGAAAAAGGGGCTCCAGGCGCTCCCCGAGAACCCTGAACTGCTGTATCACAGCGGGTTGCTGCTGGAAAGGGAGGGGAGCAGCGACGCAGCCCTGGAGAAGATGAAACGGACGATCCAGCTCGATCCCAAACATGCCGAGGCCCTCAATTTCATCGCCTACGCCTATGCTGAAAAGGGTGAGAACCTGGAAGAGGCTCTGGATCTGGCCCGCCGTGCCGCCGCCCTGAACAACGAAGGGCATATCCTGGATACCCTCGGGTGGGTCTATTTCAAAATGGGGCGACTGGATCAGGCCCGCCCCGAACTGGAAACCGCTGCCGCCCTGTTGCCGGAAGATTCCGTGGTGCTCGGGCATCTGGGCGATCTTTACCGAAGTCTGGGGATGCATGAACGGGCCCGGGCCATCTATCGAAAGGTGCTGGAACTGACACCCGACGACCAGGCGACCCGACAGAAGCTTCGGGGGCTGGATGAAACATCCCCTTCCCGGGGAGAAAAGAAGGGACAGGAATCCACAAGATGA
- a CDS encoding integration host factor subunit beta, with amino-acid sequence MTKSELIEQLSFKNGLLSKKESELVVNTVLDSIRNALVGGERVEIRGFGSFTIRTREAREARNPKSGEIVKIPIKKTAFFKTGKELRERVNGQD; translated from the coding sequence ATGACGAAGAGTGAACTGATTGAGCAGCTTTCTTTCAAAAACGGTCTTTTGAGCAAAAAAGAGTCCGAACTGGTGGTGAATACCGTGCTCGACAGTATCCGCAATGCACTGGTCGGGGGGGAGAGGGTTGAAATTCGCGGCTTCGGGTCCTTCACCATCCGTACCCGGGAAGCCCGGGAAGCACGGAATCCCAAAAGTGGAGAAATCGTCAAGATTCCCATCAAAAAAACCGCTTTTTTCAAAACCGGCAAGGAACTCAGGGAACGGGTCAACGGCCAGGATTGA
- a CDS encoding AAA family ATPase, translating into MNQETLHHALMNPETFSSPRGPVQFKETHASRLYFLNGTVYKVKKPVNFGFLDFTSLEQRRFYCHEEVRLNRRLCPDIYLGVADIRLEGGRIVLNGPGTTIDYAVVMRQLPENLLLSNLLSENDPDLPGKMPRLGCRIAEFHSRLEPVQDPRQEGSLETIRRNWQENFDQTAPFVGRTLPPRTFHLMRCWVEHFLARNQDLLRRRETEGFVREGHGDLHCEHICFTEPICIYDCIEFNRRFRVADVLADLAFLLMDLEFRGRPDLASGVLASYTEGRQPTDETARLLVFYKVYRAWVRGKVESFLCADAAAPASTRREAAAKAARYFNLALGTICPPALIATCGLMGSGKTTLAKALAGSLRGRLIRSDLLRKELAGINSRARQTEDYLQGIYSPDFSDRTYALLQTLALDSVEKGKTALADASFSRYQRRESLRRAAEGRGVPCLILHVVCNRDTMLQRLDRRQHDSAEASDGRRDLLDRQAAAFDTPQPEEDLLEVDGQAPVESTVAEVLYQLLEKYGDRS; encoded by the coding sequence ATGAACCAGGAAACTCTGCATCATGCCCTCATGAACCCGGAGACCTTCTCGAGTCCTCGAGGCCCCGTACAGTTCAAAGAAACCCACGCGTCCCGCTTGTACTTTCTCAATGGCACTGTTTACAAGGTCAAGAAACCGGTCAATTTCGGGTTTCTCGATTTCACTTCACTGGAGCAGCGCCGCTTCTACTGCCATGAGGAAGTCCGTCTCAATCGCCGGCTATGTCCGGACATCTACCTGGGAGTCGCGGACATCCGGCTGGAGGGGGGAAGAATCGTTTTGAACGGGCCCGGCACCACCATCGATTATGCAGTTGTCATGCGTCAACTGCCGGAAAACCTTCTGCTTTCCAATTTGCTTTCGGAAAATGATCCTGATCTACCCGGCAAAATGCCCCGCCTGGGTTGCAGAATCGCCGAGTTTCATTCCCGTCTCGAACCTGTGCAGGACCCCCGACAGGAAGGATCCCTCGAGACGATCCGCAGGAACTGGCAGGAGAACTTCGACCAGACCGCTCCTTTTGTCGGCCGCACCCTGCCCCCCCGGACCTTCCATCTGATGCGGTGCTGGGTGGAGCATTTTCTGGCGAGAAACCAAGACCTGCTGCGGCGTCGGGAAACGGAGGGGTTTGTCCGGGAAGGCCATGGCGATCTTCACTGCGAGCATATCTGCTTTACGGAACCGATCTGCATCTACGACTGCATCGAATTCAACCGCCGCTTCCGGGTCGCGGACGTGCTGGCCGATCTGGCCTTCCTGCTGATGGATCTTGAATTTCGCGGTCGACCCGATCTTGCCTCAGGCGTTCTCGCCAGCTATACCGAAGGCCGGCAACCGACGGATGAAACAGCCAGACTTCTGGTTTTCTACAAGGTCTATCGGGCCTGGGTCCGGGGAAAGGTGGAGTCCTTTCTTTGTGCAGATGCCGCAGCACCGGCCAGCACCCGCCGGGAAGCCGCGGCTAAAGCAGCACGATACTTCAATCTGGCTCTCGGCACCATCTGTCCCCCAGCGCTCATCGCCACCTGCGGGCTGATGGGCAGTGGAAAAACGACGTTGGCAAAGGCCCTGGCCGGTAGTCTGCGCGGCCGACTGATCCGTTCCGACTTGCTGCGCAAGGAGTTGGCAGGGATCAACAGCCGGGCAAGGCAGACCGAGGATTATTTGCAGGGCATCTACAGCCCGGATTTTTCCGATCGGACTTATGCCCTGCTGCAAACCCTCGCCCTGGATTCCGTGGAAAAGGGGAAAACGGCCCTGGCTGACGCCTCCTTCTCCCGGTATCAGAGAAGGGAGTCCCTGCGCCGGGCGGCAGAAGGACGAGGGGTTCCCTGTCTGATTCTGCATGTTGTCTGCAATCGGGACACGATGCTGCAGCGTCTCGACCGGCGGCAGCACGATTCCGCAGAAGCTTCGGATGGACGACGGGATCTTTTAGACCGCCAGGCGGCAGCTTTCGATACGCCGCAGCCGGAAGAGGATCTGCTCGAGGTCGATGGCCAGGCCCCTGTGGAGTCGACCGTCGCCGAAGTTTTGTATCAGTTGCTGGAAAAATACGGCGACAGGTCCTGA
- a CDS encoding 30S ribosomal protein S1 produces MVESKETINKNIEKDLFGDEQEFDEGEQSFSELFENSIRELNVGDVVEGTIVQINPDSVVVDVGYKSEGIIPISELADENGKVNVEVGDKIDVLFEKRENENGLIGLSKEKADRQKIWNGLEEDAVVEGRITSRIKGGLSVDIGVAAFLPGSQVDLRPVRNLDKLLGETFEFKIIKLNKRRGNIVLSRRVLLEEQRESQRKHTLRALEEGQEVDGVVKNLTDYGAFIDLGGIDGLLHITDMSWGRVAHPSDVLAVGDKINVKVLKFDQERERVSLGLKQMIPDPWLNVSEKYPVGCKVTGKVVSLTDYGAFIELAEGVEGLVHVSEMSWTKRIKHPNKLLNIGDEIETVVLALDIPNRRISLGLKQVERNPWDIIGEKFPIGTIIEGQVKNITDFGIFVGVDEGIDGLVHISDLSWTKRIKHPSELYKKGDLVRAVVLNIDRDNERFSLGIKQLNSDPWQTITTRYAPGTMIKGRVTSVTDFGIFLEVEEGIEGLIHVSEISKDKVDSPKDFAKVGDELEAVVLNVDTSERKIALSIKHLAERKEKAEVDAFIGAQKNATSNFGDILQGALNKAGGENEDEDE; encoded by the coding sequence ACGAGGGTGAGCAGAGTTTCAGCGAACTTTTTGAGAACAGCATCAGGGAACTGAACGTGGGGGACGTGGTCGAGGGGACCATCGTCCAGATCAATCCCGATTCGGTCGTGGTTGATGTCGGCTACAAATCCGAAGGGATCATCCCGATCAGCGAGCTTGCCGATGAGAACGGCAAGGTCAACGTGGAGGTTGGCGACAAGATCGACGTTCTGTTCGAGAAACGGGAAAACGAAAACGGTCTCATCGGTCTGTCCAAGGAAAAAGCCGACCGCCAGAAAATCTGGAACGGCCTCGAGGAAGATGCGGTGGTTGAAGGACGGATTACCAGCCGCATCAAGGGCGGCCTTTCCGTCGATATCGGCGTGGCGGCATTTTTGCCCGGATCGCAGGTCGATCTGCGGCCCGTACGCAATCTGGACAAACTGCTCGGGGAAACCTTCGAGTTCAAGATCATCAAGCTCAACAAACGTCGCGGGAATATCGTGCTGTCGCGGCGGGTGCTCCTCGAAGAGCAGCGGGAGAGCCAGCGCAAACACACCCTGCGGGCGCTCGAGGAGGGCCAGGAAGTTGATGGCGTGGTCAAGAACCTCACCGACTACGGTGCGTTCATCGACCTCGGCGGCATCGATGGCCTGCTGCACATCACTGACATGTCCTGGGGTCGCGTTGCCCATCCCTCCGACGTACTGGCGGTGGGTGACAAGATCAATGTCAAGGTCCTCAAGTTCGACCAGGAGCGGGAGCGCGTCTCTCTCGGCCTGAAGCAGATGATCCCCGATCCCTGGCTCAATGTCTCCGAGAAGTACCCTGTCGGCTGCAAGGTGACCGGCAAGGTCGTCAGCCTGACCGATTACGGCGCATTCATCGAACTCGCCGAAGGCGTGGAAGGTCTCGTCCATGTTTCGGAGATGAGCTGGACCAAGCGGATCAAGCATCCCAACAAGCTGCTCAATATCGGCGACGAGATCGAAACTGTGGTGCTGGCCCTCGATATTCCCAACCGGCGGATTTCCCTCGGCCTGAAGCAGGTCGAGCGCAATCCCTGGGATATCATCGGGGAGAAATTCCCCATCGGCACCATCATCGAAGGGCAGGTCAAGAACATCACCGATTTCGGGATTTTCGTCGGAGTTGATGAGGGTATCGACGGTCTGGTTCACATTTCCGACCTCTCCTGGACCAAGCGGATCAAGCATCCTTCCGAGCTTTACAAGAAAGGTGATCTGGTCCGGGCCGTGGTTCTCAACATCGATCGGGATAACGAGCGCTTCTCCCTCGGCATCAAACAGCTCAATTCCGATCCCTGGCAGACCATCACCACCCGTTACGCACCCGGGACCATGATCAAGGGCCGGGTAACCTCGGTGACCGATTTCGGCATCTTCCTGGAAGTGGAGGAAGGGATTGAAGGTCTGATCCACGTATCCGAAATCAGCAAGGACAAGGTCGACTCTCCCAAGGACTTCGCCAAGGTCGGCGATGAGCTGGAAGCCGTGGTCCTGAATGTCGACACCTCGGAGAGGAAGATCGCGCTGTCGATCAAACACCTGGCGGAGCGGAAGGAAAAAGCCGAAGTGGACGCTTTTATCGGTGCCCAGAAGAATGCTACATCCAATTTCGGCGATATCCTGCAAGGCGCGCTGAACAAGGCCGGTGGCGAAAACGAAGACGAAGACGAATAA
- the sppA gene encoding signal peptide peptidase SppA — MKKKPFVMALLTFGAIFVFFFLLVLVLGRISSPSGSFTLGDKIGFVEVNGAILASEDIVEQLNAFREDDSIKGVVLRINSPGGGVSPSQEIYQEVKALAAAKPVVVSMASVAASGGYYIAVPAHRILANPGSITGSIGVIMEFTNLQELFQKIGLKSQVVKSGQYKDIGSPFRPMSEVDRQLLQNLIGDVHEQFVTAVAEGRRLEVQQVREIADGRIFTGRQAMESGLVDQLGGYQEAIRVTAELAGIEGEPKVVYPQRDKAALLEYFVQETTRLVRQSLKEDNVGLEFLWSAK; from the coding sequence ATGAAGAAAAAGCCTTTCGTAATGGCCCTGCTGACCTTTGGGGCCATTTTCGTTTTCTTTTTCCTGCTGGTTCTCGTTCTCGGCCGTATCTCAAGCCCTTCGGGCAGCTTTACACTGGGCGACAAGATCGGCTTCGTGGAGGTTAACGGCGCAATTCTAGCCTCCGAAGATATCGTCGAGCAGTTGAACGCGTTTCGGGAGGACGACTCCATCAAGGGGGTCGTGCTGAGAATCAATTCCCCTGGTGGCGGCGTCAGTCCATCCCAGGAGATCTATCAGGAAGTGAAAGCCCTGGCCGCGGCCAAGCCGGTCGTTGTTTCGATGGCCTCTGTAGCCGCATCGGGCGGATACTATATCGCTGTTCCCGCCCATCGGATTCTGGCCAACCCCGGGTCGATCACCGGCAGCATCGGGGTGATCATGGAGTTCACCAATCTGCAGGAGCTTTTTCAAAAAATTGGCCTTAAAAGTCAGGTGGTCAAAAGCGGACAGTACAAGGATATAGGATCCCCGTTCCGGCCCATGTCCGAGGTGGATCGTCAACTTCTGCAGAATCTGATAGGGGACGTCCATGAGCAGTTCGTAACCGCGGTGGCCGAAGGCCGCCGACTTGAAGTGCAGCAGGTACGTGAAATAGCCGACGGGCGCATCTTTACCGGGCGCCAGGCCATGGAATCGGGGTTGGTTGACCAACTGGGGGGATATCAGGAAGCTATTCGTGTCACTGCGGAACTGGCCGGTATCGAGGGGGAACCGAAGGTGGTCTATCCCCAGCGCGACAAGGCTGCATTGCTGGAATATTTTGTGCAGGAAACTACTCGGCTGGTCAGGCAGAGTCTCAAAGAAGACAATGTCGGCCTGGAGTTTCTCTGGTCTGCTAAATAA